The DNA window atatttatttatttgagctATGAAATTATTGGATAACTTGCAATTGAACTCTTAAAAAATAACATTAGTGGTGGAccagaaatattttataaggtgGGTGAGATTGTACTGAAAGTTTGTAAGATGagcaaaattgataaaatataaattttaaagtggACAATGCTATAAATTCTGggtaatattctttaattgttatgttatttttgttaatgtttttgTACAGCGAGCTTAGCATGCCAGCTTTTCTGCTGTTGGATGTGGATTGAGTGATCAAAGCTGGAAAGAGCTATGCTAATGTAGTTCTTTTTGAGGATCTTGAGAATTTTGGCATTGAAGAAGggaatttttaacttttctcCAATGGGGGCCGGgtatttagcaatttcagcagcGTGTACAGCTTTGAGCTTTGTGGGTCTAAAATGTTGGACAGAGTTGTCTCTTGACAAATTAAATCCAGAAGGTTTAATTACTGAAAATTCCATTAACGCGGAGAATGCTAACCGAGAACTTGAACTTTTGTTGGGTTCTTACACCACTATCGCGTTGCTGGCGAGTTTTGTGTTTAATGTGTTCATTCTGCTCAATCTTTGTCTTAAGGtgagtttcatttttttcagtTAGTAGAAACTTATGATACTCTCTTGTTGGTGATAATTGAGACATAGACTAGTACACTTGGAGACTGCTAGAAGTAACACTTAGATTTTTGCCTGTGTATTCTTATCCTTTTGATGATTATGGTTCTGTCTTCTATCTGCAGACAATTTTCTTTGTGGAATTATATCCTTCTGAAACTCGGAAATTAATGGAACgtcttattaattatataatatacaaGGTAAATTTTCTAACAGAGCAACTGGTCGTACTTATTTGATTTTCGTAGCAATAGGGATTTGTTTTTAGGTCATTTTATTGCATTTGTAAAATTCTTTCTCTTTGGTCTGCAATCATGATTCAGTATATTTTGAGCAAGAAAAAAGTAATGATAGATAACCCACTTAAGAGgatctctgtttttttttttttttggtcaattgTTCTGAAACAGTTCGAATGTATTGGGAAATTCCACTCTTTATAAGGGTTTTCAGACAGTATAATAGATTTTGTACCTCTTATATGGgaacattttatcttttaaacattaatatCAGTTGTCTTGATCATGTTTATGGCTAAGCAAGTGTATACCTTTTTCTGGTGAATGGTGAACAGGGGACATTCCTCCCTTTGGTTATTCCAGCAAAGATATTTCAAGCAGGTTTGTGGTCCAGTTGGTTGATAATTCTCTGTTCTTTAAAGGTATGTGATGATATATTTATGCTAGTCATGCTCTTTGAAAATTGATCATATTTGTATTATGGTTACTTATTGAACATCCATGAAGCTGATCTTTTTCCTGTACAGATGTTTCAAGCTTTGGCTAGAGATCGACTTGAGCGTTTAAATGCATCTCCTTCTGCAATGCCATGGACTTATTTTCGCGTGTATTCAGTTTTGTTGTTGGTACTCTCTGTCGACTTCTTCTGGTAGTCTCTAGTATCCTaatgtttatttgataaatattatgTAGGAATTGCATCCATGTTTCCTACCTTTAAGTAATTCTTCTCAGAAATGCTCTTATATGCATGTTATTTTGAACTTACAGGATAAGGCTGTGTTTGCTGATATATAGAACACTGGATTCATCCATGTTTTTGTTATTGTTCTTTGAGCCTTTCAGTATTGCCTTTGAAACAATGCAGGTAAAGTATAAGAAGCACTACTTGGCCCTGTGGGTGGATGAATCTGTTTACAGATTAATTTGTTGTTAAATAGTTCAAATAATAAGAACCAAGACAATTTTTCTGCAGGCGATTTTGGTACACGGATTTCAGTTGGTTGATATTTGGTTCCATCATTCTGCTGGGAATAGTGCAAATTGCCAGAGGTTCAAATTGTTTGATAAAATTGCAGCAGGTATTCCCTCAAAAATTAGGTTATAGAAAATAATGTAGGCAGCATGTAGAAGTGGTCACCGATCAGTAATTAGTTTGCATTAGGTGTTGATAACTAGTTGTTCTTGGATGAAATAAATTCTGAGTCGAAAAAACCAAGCACGTCATGATTTTTTTAACACCTGAAATAGTACTGCAGTGGTGCAGGCCAGATAACTTTTGGTCCTTTCCTCCTCCTCATCATCATCAGATTGAAAATTGACCTCTTTCGTGTTGCGAGTAATTCTGCCTTTGGCTGTAGCCTAGCTTGGCATTACTGGAAACATTTTACTCGTGGATGCAATTTATAGATACTTCGCAAAATCATTGTGCTTTGGCAAGAATGCCCATGCTTTAGATCGTGTCTTGTGTTCATTTAACCTTGTTGATTGGTGGTTCTAATTTATCAGTGTTGGTTCTGCCAATTTTTTCTTGCTTGTTATGGATTTCTTATGCTGGTATGTTCTGATTAAGGAGTGCAACTGCAGGTTCATTGTCTGAATGGAAAGGCATTCTTGTTCGGAATCTAGGATTTTCCCTTGACATGGCAACTTTGTTAATGGCCCTTGGTCATTACATGCACATTTGGTGGCTTCATGGTGTGGCATTTCATCTAGTGGATGCTGTCCTTTTCTTGAATATACGTGTAATAATCTTATGCTGCTGATTACAATTAACATTGATTCTGACGTTTTGTACGATTGTTCATCTTCATTGATTCTGTTATTTTGAGCAGGCCTTGCTTAGTGCTATTATAAAGCGCGTTAGAGGATTCATTAAATTAAGAATAGCTTTTGGGGCTCTTCATGCTGCTCTTCCCGATGCAACATCTGAAGAGTTACGAGCATATGATGATGAATGTGCTATCTGTAGGGTAtgcttaattttagtttttcatCCTTTCTCTTTTACCTTTCTTTGGATTCTTAAAAGTGTAACGAATTGCAAACGTTACAGGAACCTATGGCTAAGGCTAAGAAGTTAAAATGCAGTCACCTTTTCCATCTTGCATGTTTGAGATCTTGGTatgtattagattttttttttcgttttgttTTTCTAATTGTTGACACTATGCTTGGGTATTTACAATGTTGAAAATCACTGAATCTTGCCAGGTTGGATCAGGGTTTAAATGAGATGTATTCATGTCCTACTTGTCGAAAGCCACTCTTTGTGGGCAGACCTGAAAATGATACAAACCGTCATGGTGGAGATGTTTCAAGTGATGAGCATCTTGCTCGTCAAATAAGTGAAGGACTAAACCAGCAAAATCCGCCTACTATACCTGCTAATGTATTTCCCAGTCAG is part of the Mercurialis annua linkage group LG3, ddMerAnnu1.2, whole genome shotgun sequence genome and encodes:
- the LOC126673269 gene encoding E3 ubiquitin protein ligase RIN2, encoding MGAGYLAISAACTALSFVGLKCWTELSLDKLNPEGLITENSINAENANRELELLLGSYTTIALLASFVFNVFILLNLCLKTIFFVELYPSETRKLMERLINYIIYKGTFLPLVIPAKIFQAGLWSSWLIILCSLKMFQALARDRLERLNASPSAMPWTYFRVYSVLLLVLSVDFFWIRLCLLIYRTLDSSMFLLLFFEPFSIAFETMQAILVHGFQLVDIWFHHSAGNSANCQRFKLFDKIAAGSLSEWKGILVRNLGFSLDMATLLMALGHYMHIWWLHGVAFHLVDAVLFLNIRALLSAIIKRVRGFIKLRIAFGALHAALPDATSEELRAYDDECAICREPMAKAKKLKCSHLFHLACLRSWLDQGLNEMYSCPTCRKPLFVGRPENDTNRHGGDVSSDEHLARQISEGLNQQNPPTIPANVFPSQTRNPLEGSPWRSAGLDSSWLHPYPGQGVDGAGPSTAMRSVGLGRVQMMMRHLASVGETYAQTALEDAAWSLWPMNPSQAVASGTPVPPGIGGRPAGGTGGLHIRTPSRSANDNIANLLAMAETVREVLPHIPDELILQDLQRSNSATVTVNNLLQM